In Apostichopus japonicus isolate 1M-3 chromosome 3, ASM3797524v1, whole genome shotgun sequence, a single genomic region encodes these proteins:
- the LOC139964531 gene encoding transmembrane protein 70 homolog, mitochondrial-like: MSGLSSMYLRQAFPGLLRLTVGPCTRSYHVTPQICSKCGVGLTSKSVSKQLQRCLESTKYRSPTLWACLRESSSVPPRMDPDIERLQRSMKGMRTSKAEKFDGDRLIYEVGSANYLHFVTASFYATALFGLYTTPDFIVGAWESDVLQANTVMTLVMLFSGIVVLPVLLRYFARRLIFKLYYNEARDTYIAVISRTFFGVTKTRFKGRDVLSTHENSLERIFRLTSFKVNGRPFFVNSGLFKLPSDYNRLMGMI; encoded by the exons ATGTCAGGATTGTCATCAATGTATCTACGCCAGGCCTTTCCTGGCCTGCTGAGATTGACAGTAGGACCCTGTACAAGATCCTACCATGTTACACCTCAGATATGTAGTAAATGTGGCGTGGGGCTGACCAGTAAATCTGTATCTAAACAG CTTCAGAGGTGTCTCGAATCTACCAAATATCGATCACCAACGCTGTGGGCTTGTTTAAGGGAATCAAGTTCTGTGCCTCCGAGAATGGACCCAGACATCGAGAGATTGCAGAGAAGCATGAAAGGGATGAGAACATCCAAAGCAGAGAAGTTTGACGGAGATCGGCTCATCTACGAAGTGGGGTCAGCAAATTATCTTCACTTTGTGACGGCGTCTTTCTATGCAACCGCCCTGTTTGGATTGTACACGACTCCCGATTTCATCGTCGGTGCTTGGGAGAGCGACGTCCTCCAGGCTAATACCGTAATGACCCTTGTTATGCTCTTTTCCGGGATCGTTGTCCTGCCAGTTTTATTGAGATATTTTGCCCGTCGTTTGATTTTTAAACTCTACTACAACGAAGCCAGAGATACTTACATAGCCGTCATTTCCAGGACATTTTTCGGCGTCACAAAGACGCGTTTTAAAGGTAGAGACGTTCTCAGCACTCATGAGAATTCCCTCGAACGTATTTTCAGATTGACTTCATTCAAAGTTAACGGGAGACCTTTCTTCGTAAATTCAGGTCTGTTTAAGCTTCCGAGTGATTACAACAGACTAATGGGAATGATTTAA